In the Gammaproteobacteria bacterium genome, CTCACCAGGCACATACCCAGGTCGAAGAGATCGAGGCCGCCGCTAAGCCCGAGGGATATTCCGTACTTGCCGACAATGACGATGCCAATGCCGATAAAGCCGATCAGCAATCCGGCGAATTTGCGAAAATCGAGATGCTCACCGATATACAAGCTCGCCAGGGTCATCGTCAAAATGGGTTGCACGCCGATTATGATGGCAACGATACCCGACGGTACCCCGTTCTTGATGGGCCAGAACAGGAAACCGAGGTAGCCGCAATGCAGCAATGCGCCGGTTACCATGTCGTGCCGGAACGACCAGATACGGCGCGGTAAGCTGGCACCGAGCACGAGCAGGATCGGAACCAGCGCCAACGTGGTGATGGTAAATCGCAGGCACAGAAAAACGAACGGGTCCGCATTCTGCATGCTGTACTTGGCCGCGATAAACCCCGTGCTCCAAAGCGACACGAATATCAGCGGGGCAACACGCAGCAACAGGGCCTGGCTAGGCACCACCTTTACCCATTGCGTTTAATCGGGTACTGCAGAATCAGGGCTTGATTTCGAGCAGTTCGACTTCGAATACCAGGGTTTCAAATGGCCCGATAGAACCACCGGCCCCGCGCTCACCGTAACCGAGTTCATACGGGATCACGAACTGGAATTTACTACCGACGC is a window encoding:
- a CDS encoding DMT family transporter; its protein translation is MPSQALLLRVAPLIFVSLWSTGFIAAKYSMQNADPFVFLCLRFTITTLALVPILLVLGASLPRRIWSFRHDMVTGALLHCGYLGFLFWPIKNGVPSGIVAIIIGVQPILTMTLASLYIGEHLDFRKFAGLLIGFIGIGIVIVGKYGISLGLSGGLDLFDLGMCLVSLMSMACGVFYQKKFCDQSQLLPGTLMQYVAGSLATAFFALLFSETWTIDWTPTFSIALTWQVLGLSLGAVMLLMYIIRHGEAGRISSMFYLVPPLVVVEAHYLFGETLGLASIGGMIVCVMGVYLVSRSAKT